The proteins below come from a single Aptenodytes patagonicus chromosome 20, bAptPat1.pri.cur, whole genome shotgun sequence genomic window:
- the DCAF7 gene encoding DDB1- and CUL4-associated factor 7 gives MSLHGKRKEIYKYEAPWTVYAMNWSVRPDKRFRLALGSFVEEYNNKVQLVGLDEESSEFICRNTFDHPYPTTKLMWIPDTKGVYPDLLATSGDYLRVWRVGETETRLECLLNNNKNSDFCAPLTSFDWNEVDPYLLGTSSIDTTCTIWGLETGQVLGRVNLVSGHVKTQLIAHDKEVYDIAFSRAGGGRDMFASVGADGSVRMFDLRHLEHSTIIYEDPQHHPLLRLCWNKQDPNYLATMAMDGMEVVILDVRVPCTPVARLNNHRACVNGIAWAPHSSCHICTAADDHQALIWDIQQMPRAIEDPILAYTAEGEINNVQWASTQPDWIAICYNNCLEILRV, from the exons ATGTCGCTGCACGGGAAGCGGAAGGAGATCTACAAATATGAGGCGCCCTGGACAGTGTACGCCATGAACTGGAGCGTCCGGCCGGACAAGCGGTTCCGTCTGGCGCTGGGAAGCTTCGTGGAGGAGTATAACAACAAG GTGCAGCTTGTTGGTTTGGATGAAGAGAGCTCAGAATTCATTTGCAGGAACACCTTTGATCACCCCTACCCTACCACAAAGCTTATGTGGATCCCAGACACCAAGGGAGTATATCCAGACCTGTTGGCAACCAGTGGTGACTATCTGCGAGTGTGGAGA GTGGGTGAAACGGAGACCCGGCTGGAGTGTTTGCTGAACAATAACAAGAACTCTGATTTCTGTGCTCCACTAACATCATTTGACTGGAATGAAGTGGATCCTTACCTTCTAG GTACCTCTAGTATTGACACAACCTGCACTATTTGGGGTCTGGAGACAGGACAGGTTCTGGGAAGAGTAAATCTGGTCTCTGGCCATGTGAAGACCCAGCTTATTGCGCATGACAAAGAG GTGTATGACATAGCATTTAGCCGTGCAGGTGGTGGCAGAGATATGTTCGCTTCAGTTGGTGCAGATGGCTCGGTGAGGATGTTCGATCTCCGTCATCTGGAACACAGCACCATAATTTATGAGGACCCACAGCACCATCCATTGCTGCGTCTCTGCTGGAATAAGCAGGATCCCAACTATCTTGCTACAATGGCCATGGATGGCATGGAG gtTGTGATTCTAGATGTCAGAGTTCCCTGCACTCCTGTTGCCAGGTTAAACAACCACAGAGCCTGTGTAAATGGAATTGCTTGGGCACCTCATTCTTCCTGCCACATTTGTACAGCAG CGGATGACCATCAGGCTCTCATCTGGGATATCCAGCAAATGCCTCGTGCCATTGAGGACCCTATCTTGGCCTATACAGCAGAGGGAGAAATCAACAATGTACAGTGGGCATCAACTCAGCCAGACTGGATAGCTATCTGCTACAACAACTGCCTGGAGATTTTGAGAGTGTAA
- the KCNH6 gene encoding voltage-gated inwardly rectifying potassium channel KCNH6 isoform X2, whose amino-acid sequence MKYRTISQIPQFTLNFVEFNLEKHRSGSTTEIEIIAPHKVMERTQNVTEKVTQVLSLGADVLPEYKLQAPRIHRWTILHYSPFKAVWDWLILLLVIYTAVFTPYSAAFLLNEEQVEEKHWDCSYSCDPLNIIDLIVDIMFIVDIVINFRTTYVNINDEVVSHPGKIAIHYFKGWFLIDMVAAIPFDLLIFRSGSDETTTLIGLLKTARLLRLVRVARKLDRYSEYGAAVLFLLMCTFALIAHWLACIWYAIGNVERPYMEHKIGWLDNLGDQIGKRYNDSDLSSGPSIKDKYVTALYFTFSSLTSVGFGNVSPNTNSEKIFSICVMLIGSLMYASIFGNVSAIIQRLYSGTARYHTQMLRVKEFIRFHQIPNPLRQRLEEYFQHAWSYTNGIDMNAVLKGFPDCLQADICLHLNRTLLQNCKAFRGASKGCLRALAMKFKTTHAPPGDTLVHYGDVLTTLYFISRGSIEILREDIVVAILGKNDIFGEPISLYARPGKSNADVRALTYCDLHKIQREDLLEVLDMYPAFSDNFWSNLEITFNLRDADSIPRSPLSEEYDCTYRRARRRKHSLCQPNKPDPDAGISDAEQYHTYSELTNPQDPLSKDQWDDLGSSTTPCSQTSDDEAKTGSPTKAEPFPTSKKDDFALPALSLVTTNASGTEVSKQAAESSQSYADTPLDIPNMFTFWEDRRPNHHPEPLQHMSLVHSSRDIPLHSDYRPGQIESRLELLQAQLSRLESRMSSDINIILQLLQRQLSQVPPAYSPISPSSHNLAMYGILPRSLEPLTPCTPLEDEETMTPEQSPSYTEVEKFHLKSRDSLSSGMHLAVASDETMTVYSEQEHHSPPLPNPEPPHQRAANTQGLFWGSRFPSLPEHLEASSEHQDIQRHLSDPVLPGS is encoded by the exons GTGCTGTCCCTGGGTGCTGACGTCCTTCCCGAGTACAAGCTGCAGGCACCACGCATCCACCGATGGACCATCCTGCACTACAGTCCCTTCAAGGCTGTGTGGGACTGGCTCATCCTTCTGCTGGTCATCTACACAGCTGTCTTCACCCCCTACTCGGCTGCCTTCCTGCTCAATGAGGAGCAGGTGGAGGAGAAGCACTGGGACTGCAGCTATTCCTGTGACCCACTCAACATCATTGACCTCATTGTGGACATCATGTTCATCGTGGACATTGTCATCAACTTCCGTACCACCTACGTCAACATCAACGACGAGGTGGTGAGCCACCCTGGCAAGATTGCCATCCACTATTTCAAGGGATGGTTCCTCATCGACATGGTCGCCGCCATCCCCTTTGACCTGCTCATCTTCCGCTCTGGCTCTGATGAG ACCACCACCCTCATTGGCCTCCTGAAGACCGCCCGGTTGCTGCGCCTGGTCCGCGTGGCCCGCAAGCTGGACCGCTACTCCGAGTATGGAGCAGCCGTGCTCTTCCTGCTCATGTGCACCTTTGCCCTCATTGCCCACTGGCTGGCCTGCATCTGGTATGCCATCGGCAACGTGGAGAGGCCCTACATGGAGCACAAGATCGGCTGGCTGGACAACCTGGGTGACCAGATCGGCAAGCGCTACAATGACAGCGACCTCTCCTCTGGCCCGTCCATCAAGGATAAATACGTCACTGCCCTCTACTTCACCTTCAGCAGCCTCACCAGCGTGGGGTTTGGCAACGTCTCACCCAACACCAACTCCGAGAAGATCTTCTCCATCTGTGTCATGCTTATTGGCT CTCTGATGTACGCCAGCATCTTCGGCAACGTCTCCGCCATCATCCAGCGCCTGTACTCAGGCACAGCCCGCTACCACACACAGATGCTGCGGGTTAAGGAGTTCATCCGCTTCCATCAGATCCCCAACCCCCTGCGCCAGCGCCTGGAGGAGTATTTCCAGCATGCCTGGTCCTACACCAACGGCATCGACATGAATGCG GTGCTGAAGGGCTTCCCTGACTGCCTGCAGGCAGACATCTGCCTCCACCTCAACCGCACACTGCTCCAGAACTGCAAGGCTTTCCGAGGAGCCAGCAAAGGCTGCCTACGCGCCCTGGCCATGAAGTTCAAGACGACTCATGCACCGCCTGGAGACACCCTGGTGCACTATGGAGATGTCCTCACCACACTCTACTTCATCTCCCGGGGCTCCATTGAGATCCTCCGGGAAGACATTGTGGTGGCCATCTTAG GGAAGAACGACATCTTTGGGGAGCCCATCAGCCTCTATGCCCGCCCAGGGAAGTCCAATGCTGACGTGAGGGCCCTGACCTACTGTGACTTGCACAAGATCCAGCGGGAGGACCTGCTGGAGGTCTTGGACATGTACCCAGCCTTCTCTGACAACTTCTGGAGCAACTTAGAGATCACCTTTAACCTGCGAGAT GCAGACAGCATTCCCCGCTCACCACTCAGCGAGGAGTATGACTGCACCTACCGGCGGGCACGCCGACGCAAGCATTCCCTTTGCCAGCCCAACAAGCCTG ACCCAGACGCGGGCATCTCTGATGCAGAGCAGTATCACACCTACTCAGAGCTCACCAACCCGCAGGACCCGCTGAGTAAGGACCAGTGGGACGACCTGGGCAGCAGCACCACTCCCTGCTCCCAGACCAGTGATGACGAGGCCAAGACTGGCAGCCCTACGAAAGCTGAGCCCTTCCCCACATCCAAAAAGGATGACTTTGCTTTGCCCGCGCTCAGCCTTGTCACCACCAACGCCAGCGGCACAGAGGTCAGCAAGCAGGCAGCGGAGAGCAGCCAGTCCTACGCAG ACACCCCCCTGGACATCCCCAATATGTTCACCTTCTGGGAGGACCGAAGGCCGAACCACCACCCAGAGCCTTTGCAACACATGTCCTTGGTACACAGCTCACGGGACATCCCCCTGCACAGCGACTACAGACCAGGGCAGATCGAGTCCAGGCTGGAGCTCCTGCAGGCCCAGCTCAGCAG GCTGGAGTCCAGGATGTCGTCAGACATTAATATaatcctccagctcctgcagcgcCAGCTGTCCCAAGTGCCGCCCGCATACAGCCCCATCTCGCCGTCCTCCCACAACCTGGCGATGTACGGCATCCTCCCGCGGAGCCTGGAGCCGCTCACCCCCTGCACACCCCTGGAGGACGAGGAGACGATGACCCCGGAGCAG AGCCCAAGCTACACAGAGGTAGAAAAGTTCCACTTGAAATCCAGGGACTCCTTGTCAAGTGGGATGCACCTCGCTGTGGCATCTGATGAAACCATGACGGTCTACTCTGAGCAGGAGCACCATTCCCCACCTCTCCCGAACCCAGAGCCTCCCCACCAAAGGGCAGCAAATACCCAGGGACTCTTCTGGGGCTCTcgtttcccttccctccctgagcACTTGGAGGCATCTTCCGAGCACCAGGACATTCAGAGACACCTCTCCGACCCAGTGCTTCCTGGAAGTTAG